A single Nostoc sp. PCC 7107 DNA region contains:
- a CDS encoding universal stress protein, translating into MLVRLQSAIGRNDLVEQMVLIPEPKRHYLTNSQTAQSVNLIVAYNASPNSHTALDIAFWIAHQTRLATNQQVTVQAVYVVEQNQSDKYLNQVNWESYLTPCECGVSDVYQSTTSVLTQPKLQAQIVAPLEEADRIIWQARSLAEEWQGSFKSHLRFGDVATELTKVVELEAANVLFMGCRSINHAIIQALGFDFPCAILGIPNGIDE; encoded by the coding sequence ATGTTAGTGCGCCTCCAAAGCGCCATAGGTAGAAATGATTTAGTTGAGCAAATGGTATTGATACCAGAGCCAAAAAGACATTATTTGACAAATTCTCAAACAGCACAATCAGTTAACTTAATTGTTGCTTACAACGCTTCACCTAATAGTCATACCGCACTAGATATTGCTTTCTGGATTGCTCATCAAACGCGTTTAGCTACAAATCAGCAAGTTACAGTCCAAGCAGTTTATGTAGTAGAACAGAACCAGAGTGATAAGTATTTGAATCAAGTCAATTGGGAAAGTTATTTAACACCATGCGAATGTGGAGTAAGTGATGTATATCAATCTACAACATCGGTATTAACTCAACCAAAACTACAAGCACAAATTGTAGCCCCTCTAGAAGAAGCAGACCGAATTATTTGGCAAGCACGAAGTTTAGCTGAAGAATGGCAAGGTTCTTTTAAATCGCATTTGCGGTTTGGTGATGTTGCTACAGAACTGACAAAAGTTGTGGAATTAGAGGCGGCTAATGTTTTATTTATGGGGTGTAGATCCATTAATCATGCAATTATTCAGGCACTAGGTTTTGATTTTCCTTGTGCTATTTTAGGCATACCCAATGGCATTGATGAATAA